One Anaerolineae bacterium DNA window includes the following coding sequences:
- a CDS encoding protein-L-isoaspartate(D-aspartate) O-methyltransferase — protein sequence MDGFARERAAMVKKQMQDRDISDPTVLAAMESVPRHEFVPVESRDQAYADWPLPIGYGQTISQPYIVALMTQLAQVEPGDKVLEVGTGSGYQAAVLAEITDSVYSVEIIPELAAAARERLDSLGYAKVVTAVRDGYYGWEEHAPYDAIIVTAAPDHVPPSLVEQLAEGGRLVIPVGPPGFFQTLWLIEKTPEGIKRSSLGSVAFVPLTGQH from the coding sequence ATGGATGGGTTTGCCCGGGAGCGTGCCGCGATGGTGAAGAAGCAGATGCAGGACCGCGACATCAGCGACCCGACGGTTCTGGCCGCCATGGAATCGGTGCCGCGCCACGAGTTCGTCCCGGTCGAGAGCCGAGACCAGGCCTACGCCGACTGGCCGCTGCCCATCGGGTACGGGCAGACCATCTCTCAGCCGTACATCGTGGCGCTGATGACCCAGCTGGCGCAGGTCGAGCCAGGCGACAAGGTGCTGGAGGTGGGCACGGGCAGCGGGTATCAGGCGGCCGTGCTCGCCGAGATCACGGATAGCGTCTACTCGGTAGAGATCATCCCGGAGCTGGCGGCCGCGGCCCGGGAGCGCCTCGACAGTCTGGGCTACGCGAAGGTGGTGACGGCGGTACGCGACGGTTACTATGGCTGGGAGGAGCACGCTCCCTACGATGCCATCATCGTCACCGCAGCGCCGGACCACGTGCCGCCCAGCCTGGTGGAGCAACTGGCGGAGGGAGGGCGGCTAGTCATCCCCGTAGGGCCGCCCGGCTTCTTTCAGACGCTGTGGCTGATAGAGAAGACGCCCGAGGGCATCAAACGCTCCAGCCTGGGGTCAGTGGCCTTCGTTCCCCTCACCGGACAGCACTAG